Proteins encoded in a region of the Bombyx mori chromosome 21, ASM3026992v2 genome:
- the LOC101738451 gene encoding uncharacterized protein LOC101738451, whose translation MDEAKKPTTVEELKIKGNECVKDGKFIEAVLHYTQAIKMDPNNYILHSNRSFAFLKLDQHYLSLQDANETVRLQPQWAKGYFRRAEVEAASGLYDEAIISYTHALQLDPQNQKLIDSIKELSEMQENRIKESQNVVWICTCIGLVVGIMIVILDYSFTTNPTLTNPFSMVAFSMALSGLGFVVGKTTTMMSSWSAGRSLQPPVDLGYNDSSQEKEDVIPERKNKYSKAQARQRYKQGKL comes from the exons ATGGATGAAGCCAAGAAACCGACGACAGTGGAggagttaaaaataaaaggaaacGAATGCGTCAAAGATGGAAAATTCATCGAAGCTGTTTTACATTATACACAAGCTATCAAAATGGATCCAAACAACTATATTTTGCACAGCAACAGGTCATTCGCCTTTCTGAAACTCGACCAACATTATCTTTCATTACAAGATGCAAATGAAACAGTTAGATTGCAACCTCAATGGGCAAAG gGCTATTTTCGTAGAGCAGAAGTAGAAGCGGCAAGTGGTTTATATGATGAAGCAATTATTTCATATACACATGCTTTACAACTTGACCCACAGAATCAAAAGTTAATAGACTCCATAAAAGAGTTATCAGAAATGCAGGAAAATAGAATAAAAG AAAGTCAAAATGTTGTATGGATTTGTACATGCATTGGTTTAGTAGTTGGAATTATGATTGTAATACTTGATTATAGCTTTACAACGAATCCTACACTAACT aaCCCATTCAGCATGGTTGCATTTTCAATGGCATTGTCAGGATTGGGATTTGTTGTAGGAAAAACAACAACTATGATGTCATCATGGAGTGCAGGCAGATCACTGCAGCCGCCAGTTGACTTAG GGTACAATGACAGTTctcaagaaaaagaagatgtaATACcagaaagaaaaaacaaatatagCAAAGCACAGGCACGTCAAAGGTACAAACAAGGAAAATTGTAg